accaacattagcgattcaattgtgaattcatcgagctatttgtgaattcatagatttggttttgaattcaagaacattattaagttgtgaatttataaatttgatcgtaaattcaagaacattaattaattaatagagatggttttttttttttttttttgcaaatcaTCTATTCACAAAATAGCAATAATTCAATTCATCTAGAGATTATGGAGAGAGGCTTTCTTTATTTACATTAGGAATATGGTGATAAAATTGCGAAATTGAGTAAAGTTCGgacattaaattaaaattgctAATTTATTTACCTCCACCAAACTAGCTGTGCTTCCACGTAATTATCCGAGGTACAACACTTTTAAAGCAGCCTGGGCCGCCAAACGAAAAGCACGAAGTTTCTGTTCTAACAGTTTGCATCACCAAGAAAATTATAGAAGAACGGAATACACTAAAATATTTGCCGTGCATCCAATTCTCTCTGTGCGATACGGAAAAAAATCATATCAGGTTCGctttcagagagagagagagacgagaggaGAGATAGAGATTAAGGatgagtaattttttattttaattttaggggcagtttaattatttataaaaaatagtaatttttaaaattttatttgagtgagtaaattttaagtttactacTATAAGAAATAGGTTAGTTTGATATATTGACtccaaaaataatgaaatccACAAAAAGTATATCACTTAGGGGTGGACCGGTATAGTATGCCGAAATTTTTCACCATATCGTATACCGTACCATAAATTGCagtatgagaattttcataccgttgtcgtaccggATCCTTCGGTATGAACTTTTCTCATGTCGATGTCATATCGATagtgcggtataccataccgAAAGTCGGTATACCGTAAAATACGGTATacttaaattattagtatattgTTTCACGCCTACATTTATCAAAATATTACGGTATACCGTGTATTTGTGCATACCaaaatttcattaaacaaatataaataacattcTAACAAGTCTAGAATTATATATGTGCGtatatatgtaatttatttcaatcggtacggtataccgattattttgatatatatcgGTAATGCGGTATATTACTGAAACAACGGTATATATCGCGGTATCGATATATATCGGTATACCGCGGTATGAAGAAAATTGATACCGTTTTCGTACCAAAAATTTTTGGTCCGATACAATATAATACTGAAAATTATGGTATTACCAAAATTTCGATATTTTTTCGAAACAGTAAGTACGGTATATCGATTATTCTAAATGTTGGTCCACCCCTAATATCACCAAATCCATCTTGCAAAAAAGATAACGGGAACATTAGAAAACACAAAATGAAGACTATTATAAAATGCAAACGTACCGTACGTACGTTTTATGTATTATTACTCCAACTCtagtcttttcttttcttttctttttttaaaaagatgATTAATAATAATTCTTCATTTAACCCTCCATTTATTAATTAGAGAAAAAGCATCTTCCTCTAACTCTAGCTTGTTGCTTTGTGTATTCGTATGGTAATTGGTACCCTTGTTTTGGATTGTTAGTTAATTTTCTACTTGGACAATTTTAATCTTATAATACAACTTATTCACGCGCTCCTCTTCTGCTTGTATATCGAGTAAGATGAGATTTATCTCCTAATCTAAATAAACATGAGGTAAACAGCTAGAGAAACATTCCTAACTTGGGATTGTATAGCTTCAAATCTGTTGCGTTCCTTTACACACAAACACTAGCTAGTTAAGCAAACCAATCTAATAATCAACAGTGGAACGTCAACTCTATACACAACCTAATTTCCAGTATTTGAAAGATTACacactcaaataataaaattgaagcaTCAAGTGGTTGATCCTTCGGCCATGGCAATGCACACTCTCAAACTTAAAAATCCCAAGTAGATTAGCATTAGGCCCGCCCCCAACAGCCTATTAGGCCGCATATCATTCCGTGGCAACACAACCACTGCCCAAACAAGCCCCAGGCTAAGAAAACCCAGAGTCAAGTACAGACTGCTATCCTCCGGCACCACATACGACCCTGGTTTCTCCGACCATGCTCCGATGAGCAACGACACCCCCAGCCCCACCAGGATGTTGAACATCGGCCCTGCATAGCACCCGGACATAGCTACCTGCACCCCATGCCCCCCGTTCAGAGCTATCGCCACATTCGACATCAGGTCACCCATCGAGTTTCCCCATGccaagatggtcagccccagcAGCGACGCCTTGATCCTCATGATCACACCCAGCCCCACCAGCAACGCCACGAGCTCATTCGCTATCATGTAGAACCACACAATGCTCATCAAGAAACCCCCCACAACCCATGGGAGCAAGAACTTGGTAGGTGGGTGATCAGCTCTGGTAAATATAAGCGCGAGGAGCCCTAGCGTGGCGCCAACTACAACACCGGTGAGATACAGAGCCTCGTTTGCTATAAAGCCTAGTGCATTGGCAGAGCTCCAGAGGAAGGCTACCAAGATGGGAGCAAAGAAAGCGCTAGCAACAGCACATGTCTTCGACCACCTCCCCTCCTCAACAATGGGGATTGTCAGCCTTCTAGGGATTGCCAACGGCATCTCTAGCAACGAGTACAGACCGGACCAGGAGAACCACGCTTCTGCACCCGTAGCATCCCCCTCCTCCTCATTCCAGCCCCACACAACTTTCCCACCCTCGTCATCACTTGCTTTTCCCGCCTCGTTGGAGTAAATTGCAACGTTTGAAGTCCACATCCAATGCGGAAGCTTTGATTTCTGAAGAAACGGCACAGCATCATCAGCAGATTCAAGCAGGGGATGCTCAATGTCAATGTCCTCCTCTGCATTCCCACAAAGTGGCAACAAAGGCCTCCCACCACCATCCAAACCCAACATCCTGTCACGCTTCTTCCTAAACATCTCGCTTGCAGCAATACAGACTGCGTAAACCACATATATCAATGCAAACGTTATAGCTCCTCCAAGGCTCACCTCACCCACAGCCAAGATAGCGCAAAGTGACACAATGGCAATGAGGAAGAAGCCCACATCCCTCAAGAAACACTTCCTATCAATCTGTATATTCTTATCAGCCACACACAACGACACGGTCCCAACGACAATGCAGGTGACAAAAACAGCCCCCCCTAACACACTATTCAGCCCCACATCGCCCGAATCCTGGCCTGCAAAAGAAGCAATGCTAGCAAACACATCGGGAGCCCCGTTCCCCAGCGGGAGCAGAGTGACCCCTGCAACCGTAGGGGGCAATTTCAACAAACACGAAAGCATTTCTAAACAACAACAGAAATAATCAGCTGCAGTATTCCCCAACAGATAGAACAGTGCAAGTAACCAAATCCCCAAAACTGCATATCCCAAAGGCTTAACTTTTTCGCAATCGCAGTAAAAGAAAACCAGGTAATTGAGAAACCCTCCAGAATTACAGTCTGGATTGGCTCTCAAATACTCGCATTCGTTACTAAATCCACTATGTTCATAAATTTCGGTGCAAATTGTTGGATTTTTGCTCGACTGCAGATTCTTACTCTGCATGATCGGATCAATAATCGATGAATTAGCACCATGCCCAAGATAATCATTACTCAAGCCTGTCTTCTGGTGATAATTCAACGAGGGCTTCTCTGAGAATGGATTGTGAACAACCCCATCATTGTACACGATGAAAACAAGCAAGACCAATACGCAGAGCCCATTGAAACTTCCGCGAAATTTCGAGCGCTTACGACAAGAAATACGAGATAGAAATTCCATTGTCGAAGCCCCACAATTAGACTGATAAAATTAGAAGGTAGCGATCGCTAAATTTCAAAAATCTCAACGAATACTAACTAAGGGTGAATGAAAAAGACTGGAGTTTCAATCGAAATTCCCCATAAGACAAGCGAACCCAGATAACAACAACGCGAAATTTAGATATTAATCAGAGTTTTACAGCTAGATGATGGAATGGTATGTGAAAGCTGAAGCAGTAAGAATAGAGAGATAAAGGGGGAAATTAAGGATTTCAAGGTTAGAAAGAGTAGGAGAGTTCAGCAGATTATTCAACGAATCTCTGTAATAAACGACAAGAACTAGCATTGAAATTTTGGTTGCATTATTGCATATGATATGATATGTAGTACTACTTTTAATTTGTAGGaaacaaattaaaatgattAAAGGACGCGTTATTTCTGTTGATTAACGAAGAAGAAAACAAGAGCGCGTAACCGCAAATGGACAGCGGGTATCGTATTACAGAAGTCTTTATCTCGGAAAGGGACTGATGATGGGCTAAATCCTATTCCATACATTTCGGAAATTGGAATCAgaatttctttttcatttaGAAATTGGAACCAGACTTAATAATTTCCTTAACATGCAGAACTATTTTTCTTATTTAGAATACTCAcccaaaaatttaaattcgGAGATAAATGTGTGACAAAATGCAATGAGAGTGAGTTTTGTTAGAAGTGGTCTGATGTCGGCACTGCCATTCTATGAGTTCAGCTTGACTCGGAGAACATTTTACACATTAAAGATTTGGTACTTTTTTTGGATTTTCAACCGACATGGGATGAAACATTTAGTATGCATTT
The DNA window shown above is from Salvia miltiorrhiza cultivar Shanhuang (shh) unplaced genomic scaffold, IMPLAD_Smil_shh original_scaffold_284:::fragment_2:::debris, whole genome shotgun sequence and carries:
- the LOC131003882 gene encoding cation/calcium exchanger 4-like, whose product is MEFLSRISCRKRSKFRGSFNGLCVLVLLVFIVYNDGVVHNPFSEKPSLNYHQKTGLSNDYLGHGANSSIIDPIMQSKNLQSSKNPTICTEIYEHSGFSNECEYLRANPDCNSGGFLNYLVFFYCDCEKVKPLGYAVLGIWLLALFYLLGNTAADYFCCCLEMLSCLLKLPPTVAGVTLLPLGNGAPDVFASIASFAGQDSGDVGLNSVLGGAVFVTCIVVGTVSLCVADKNIQIDRKCFLRDVGFFLIAIVSLCAILAVGEVSLGGAITFALIYVVYAVCIAASEMFRKKRDRMLGLDGGGRPLLPLCGNAEEDIDIEHPLLESADDAVPFLQKSKLPHWMWTSNVAIYSNEAGKASDDEGGKVVWGWNEEEGDATGAEAWFSWSGLYSLLEMPLAIPRRLTIPIVEEGRWSKTCAVASAFFAPILVAFLWSSANALGFIANEALYLTGVVVGATLGLLALIFTRADHPPTKFLLPWVVGGFLMSIVWFYMIANELVALLVGLGVIMRIKASLLGLTILAWGNSMGDLMSNVAIALNGGHGVQVAMSGCYAGPMFNILVGLGVSLLIGAWSEKPGSYVVPEDSSLYLTLGFLSLGLVWAVVVLPRNDMRPNRLLGAGLMLIYLGFLSLRVCIAMAEGSTT